Proteins from a single region of Paenibacillus sp. BIHB 4019:
- a CDS encoding RICIN domain-containing protein encodes MMKSKSRLLLAYVLTVALALTLMTVPAAAAPVTFDNGIQFKDTAGNPIQAHGGGILKSGSYYYWFGENRDGVNYVSVYRSADLKNWELRANVLSKTSSPELATANIERPKVIYNAATNKYVMWMHKENGVDYGDAQVAVASSTNIEGPYTYHGSFRPLNYDSRDMTVYNDNGTAYLISATRVNADLNIYRLTSDFLGVDSLVSTLWVGQYREAPAMFKRGSTYFLVTSGATGWAPNQAKYATASSISGTWSGLTNVGNGNTYNSQSTHVLPIEGSSTTSFLYMGDRWAGAWGGAVNTSEYVWLPITFPSSTTMTLDWADQLTIDTATGSATGTVAPPVNTTSWYKIANRASSKLLGVTSGGTTDGVQIEQYTDGGWTSQHWQFTDVGGRYYTIKNRNSGKVMDITSSSVADGATVIQYTSNGGLNQQFRILSAGSGYYKIMNVKSRKVLYITGGSSDNGADAIQWTDDNNTNKHFSFTTTS; translated from the coding sequence ATGATGAAAAGCAAGTCCCGGCTTTTGCTCGCGTATGTGCTCACCGTCGCTTTGGCTCTTACTCTTATGACCGTTCCTGCGGCCGCTGCTCCTGTCACGTTCGACAATGGCATCCAGTTCAAAGACACCGCTGGCAATCCGATTCAAGCTCATGGAGGCGGAATTCTCAAGTCAGGCAGCTATTACTACTGGTTTGGCGAAAATCGCGACGGCGTCAATTACGTTTCCGTCTATCGCTCAGCAGATCTGAAAAACTGGGAGCTTCGTGCCAATGTCCTCAGCAAAACCTCGTCGCCCGAGCTGGCAACCGCCAACATTGAGCGTCCCAAAGTCATCTATAATGCGGCTACGAATAAATATGTGATGTGGATGCATAAGGAAAACGGCGTAGACTACGGCGATGCGCAGGTCGCTGTCGCTTCCTCCACCAACATTGAAGGCCCCTATACGTATCACGGCAGCTTCCGTCCGCTGAACTACGACTCCCGTGATATGACGGTCTACAACGACAATGGCACCGCCTATCTCATCTCCGCTACCCGCGTCAACGCCGATTTAAATATTTATCGCCTGACCTCCGACTTCCTTGGCGTCGATTCGCTCGTCTCCACCCTGTGGGTCGGCCAATACCGCGAAGCGCCTGCCATGTTCAAGCGGGGCAGCACCTACTTCCTCGTCACCTCCGGGGCGACTGGCTGGGCGCCGAACCAGGCGAAATATGCGACGGCCAGCAGCATTTCCGGTACTTGGAGCGGCCTGACAAACGTCGGCAATGGCAATACCTACAACTCGCAATCTACGCATGTGCTGCCTATTGAGGGCTCATCCACTACTTCGTTTCTTTACATGGGCGACCGCTGGGCCGGCGCTTGGGGCGGAGCGGTCAATACCTCAGAGTATGTGTGGCTGCCGATCACCTTCCCTTCGTCTACTACCATGACGCTGGACTGGGCCGACCAACTTACGATTGACACGGCGACAGGCAGCGCCACCGGCACTGTAGCGCCGCCTGTCAATACGACATCCTGGTACAAAATCGCGAACCGCGCCAGCAGCAAGCTCCTTGGCGTCACTAGCGGCGGCACGACGGACGGCGTGCAGATCGAGCAATACACCGATGGCGGCTGGACAAGCCAGCATTGGCAGTTCACCGACGTTGGAGGACGCTATTACACGATCAAAAACCGCAACAGCGGCAAAGTCATGGATATTACCAGCAGCTCGGTTGCAGATGGCGCTACTGTCATTCAATATACGAGCAACGGCGGGCTCAATCAGCAATTCCGCATTTTAAGCGCCGGAAGCGGTTATTACAAAATCATGAACGTCAAA
- a CDS encoding TetM/TetW/TetO/TetS family tetracycline resistance ribosomal protection protein — translation MGNSRANWRNVGIFAHVDAGKTTTTEHMLYVSGRTRTLGSVDTGTTITDSMEVERARGISVRAAMTALEWHGTHVQLVDTPGHVDFLSEVERALRVMDGAVLIVSAVEGVQAQTELIWNALRKLCIPTLIYINKMDRVGADCEAVLADIRSYLTADLLAVQRPLGIEQQFAGAEDLWAEGADADARTALLEALAEQDERLLERYVSGEEVPLAEWRAEAAAKARRAEVYPVMYGASSKGIGVQALLDAMIEYLPAPGGEADAPPSGIVFKIERDKVMGRMAYIRLYQGKIRNRDVVRNFTQQMDEKVTQIRKMDGFRSEDAGELAAGGIAAVCGMSHVRIGDIIGSPDAIPEEARLAVPLLTVQAHWGDAQHYPAMVQALTELSDEDPLLNVQWLQDERELHVKVMGPIQLEILTSVIEQRYGLAVRFGQPSVIYKETLEEVGEGYISYLMPKPCWAVLRFRMEPGERGSGLQYASAVRSEDLLPQYQSEVARRVPEALEQGLYGWEVVDLKVTLIEGQHHVWHTHPLDFAVATPMGIMNGLASVGTRLLEPILQFRIVVPEEAGGRVMNDLSLMRGTFGAPVLHGDRMIIEGRVPAATSLEYAVELSSLTKGRGTIATFFAGYEPCPLDVKAERQRRGVNPLDQSKYILSVRKALQN, via the coding sequence ATGGGAAACAGCCGCGCGAATTGGCGCAATGTCGGGATTTTCGCTCATGTCGATGCAGGCAAAACGACGACGACGGAGCATATGCTGTATGTCAGCGGACGCACGCGGACGCTAGGCAGTGTCGATACAGGAACGACGATAACGGATTCCATGGAGGTTGAGCGGGCAAGGGGCATTTCGGTACGGGCAGCAATGACCGCATTGGAGTGGCACGGTACGCATGTGCAGCTGGTCGATACGCCAGGTCACGTCGATTTTCTCTCGGAGGTGGAGCGTGCGCTGCGCGTAATGGATGGCGCTGTTCTGATCGTGTCCGCAGTGGAGGGCGTGCAGGCGCAGACGGAGCTGATCTGGAATGCACTGCGCAAGCTGTGCATCCCTACGCTGATTTATATTAATAAAATGGACCGCGTCGGCGCTGATTGCGAAGCGGTACTTGCCGATATCCGCAGCTATTTGACGGCGGATCTGCTCGCGGTGCAGCGTCCGCTCGGCATCGAGCAGCAATTCGCTGGCGCGGAGGATTTGTGGGCGGAGGGCGCGGATGCAGATGCGCGCACGGCGCTGCTTGAGGCGCTGGCGGAGCAGGATGAGCGGCTGCTGGAGCGGTATGTCAGCGGCGAGGAAGTGCCGCTGGCGGAGTGGCGGGCGGAAGCCGCCGCGAAGGCGCGCCGTGCGGAGGTGTATCCGGTGATGTACGGCGCATCGAGCAAAGGCATTGGCGTGCAGGCGCTGCTGGACGCGATGATCGAATATTTGCCGGCGCCGGGCGGAGAGGCGGATGCGCCGCCTTCAGGCATTGTGTTTAAGATTGAGCGTGACAAGGTGATGGGCAGGATGGCTTACATCCGGCTATATCAAGGGAAAATCCGCAATCGCGATGTCGTTCGCAATTTTACGCAGCAAATGGATGAGAAGGTGACGCAAATTCGCAAAATGGACGGCTTCCGCTCCGAGGACGCCGGAGAGCTTGCGGCTGGCGGCATTGCTGCCGTATGCGGCATGTCGCACGTGCGGATCGGCGATATTATCGGCAGCCCGGATGCCATTCCCGAAGAGGCGCGGCTCGCTGTTCCGCTGCTGACCGTTCAAGCCCATTGGGGCGATGCCCAGCATTATCCGGCAATGGTACAGGCGCTTACGGAGCTGTCCGATGAGGACCCGCTGTTGAATGTACAGTGGCTGCAGGACGAGCGGGAGCTGCATGTGAAAGTAATGGGCCCGATACAGCTGGAAATATTGACGAGTGTTATCGAGCAGCGGTATGGACTTGCGGTGCGCTTCGGTCAGCCATCTGTTATTTATAAGGAAACGCTTGAGGAAGTGGGCGAAGGGTATATTTCCTATTTAATGCCCAAGCCTTGCTGGGCGGTATTGCGGTTTCGCATGGAGCCGGGCGAGCGTGGAAGCGGGCTGCAATATGCTTCGGCAGTACGCTCCGAGGATTTGCTGCCGCAATACCAAAGCGAGGTGGCGCGGCGCGTGCCGGAGGCATTGGAGCAAGGGCTCTACGGCTGGGAGGTCGTTGACCTTAAAGTGACGCTGATTGAAGGGCAGCATCATGTGTGGCATACGCACCCGCTGGATTTTGCGGTGGCGACGCCAATGGGCATTATGAACGGGCTAGCGTCGGTAGGCACCCGTCTGCTGGAGCCGATTCTCCAGTTCCGCATCGTCGTGCCCGAGGAGGCGGGAGGCCGGGTAATGAACGACCTGTCGCTAATGCGCGGCACATTCGGTGCACCCGTGCTGCATGGCGACAGAATGATTATTGAAGGGCGCGTACCCGCAGCGACCTCGCTGGAATACGCGGTAGAGCTCAGCTCGCTGACGAAAGGACGCGGGACGATTGCCACCTTTTTCGCTGGCTACGAGCCCTGCCCGCTTGATGTGAAAGCCGAGCGCCAGCGGCGCGGTGTCAATCCGTTGGATCAGTCAAAATATATTTTGAGCGTGCGCAAGGCGCTGCAAAATTAG
- a CDS encoding putative sulfate exporter family transporter, whose protein sequence is MKAEINAMMMTQPSSEKTEPQGALSRHAKGHAAAWLGGVALTAAFASAAYALAMLPGFSRIGPMAIALIAAVLFRQFVGYPAFLRIGIQFSSKQLLRLAIILFGLKLNMTVLLEQGTGLLLQAAATILFSALFTLLVARKLKADMPLSLLLGIGTGICGAAAIAAVSPILKARGEDTAASVGLVALVGTIAALAYTALQPLLPLSAEQYGIWAGISLHEIAHVALAAEPAGQDAVALALLAKLSRVFLLVPVSFILMAIMNRRPGKGASTQEMKARPEVPWFLLGFIALSLFGSMTAGTTLELSARALGSLSTITTILLTMAMVGLGLNVNLRELRSRALRPLLAMIITSVLLSILSLLFIMWR, encoded by the coding sequence ATGAAAGCAGAAATAAACGCGATGATGATGACGCAGCCCTCTTCGGAAAAGACCGAGCCGCAGGGAGCGTTAAGCAGGCACGCCAAGGGGCATGCTGCGGCTTGGCTGGGCGGGGTTGCACTGACGGCTGCTTTTGCCTCCGCTGCTTATGCGCTCGCCATGCTTCCCGGCTTCAGCCGCATAGGGCCTATGGCGATTGCCTTAATCGCTGCTGTGCTTTTTCGCCAGTTCGTTGGATATCCGGCTTTTCTCCGCATTGGCATCCAATTTTCCTCCAAGCAGCTGCTGCGGCTTGCGATTATATTGTTTGGGCTCAAGCTGAATATGACCGTTTTGCTGGAGCAGGGGACCGGATTGCTGCTGCAAGCCGCAGCCACCATTCTCTTCTCCGCCCTCTTCACCCTGCTTGTCGCCCGCAAGCTCAAAGCCGATATGCCGCTGTCGCTATTGCTCGGAATCGGCACAGGCATCTGCGGCGCGGCAGCCATTGCGGCTGTATCGCCGATTCTTAAAGCTCGCGGCGAGGACACAGCCGCAAGCGTCGGGCTCGTTGCGTTGGTCGGCACGATTGCCGCACTCGCTTACACCGCCCTCCAGCCGCTGCTGCCGCTATCCGCGGAGCAATATGGCATTTGGGCAGGCATCAGCCTGCATGAAATTGCCCATGTGGCGCTTGCCGCGGAGCCTGCCGGGCAAGATGCTGTCGCCCTGGCGCTGCTGGCGAAGCTGAGCCGTGTGTTTTTGCTCGTTCCCGTCAGCTTCATACTGATGGCAATCATGAACCGCCGCCCCGGGAAGGGAGCGAGCACCCAAGAGATGAAGGCCCGGCCTGAGGTTCCATGGTTTTTGCTCGGCTTCATCGCCCTCAGCTTGTTCGGGAGCATGACAGCTGGCACGACGCTGGAACTTTCCGCTCGGGCCTTAGGCAGCCTGTCCACGATTACAACCATCCTGTTGACGATGGCTATGGTCGGACTAGGGCTGAACGTCAACTTGCGGGAGCTGCGCTCCCGCGCGCTTCGCCCGCTGCTCGCCATGATCATAACGTCGGTTCTGCTATCTATATTGTCTTTGCTGTTCATCATGTGGCGCTAG
- a CDS encoding LysR family transcriptional regulator: protein MDQSLLVFIAVAEERSFTRAAEALHMTQPAVSQHIQSLEADLGTKLLDRSSKYVRLNKAGDIVYRHAKEISGLHAKMQSLLGDLLHTASGALSIGASFTFGEYVLPHMIACLRVRYPLITPTITIGNTKDIAALVAARQLDIGIVEGAVPEQDKLQCEPFAKDAMYVVVGAEHPYAQQQDIKAEALLGEHWIMREEGSGTRTAMEKMFEQYDIVPHNRMAFGSTQIIKESVEAGLGISLLSEWAVRKEISLGTLNRLTIDGQPVRRDFSIITLRDAFHTKAAELFIEMVRAREGMPQQPT, encoded by the coding sequence ATGGATCAATCCCTGCTCGTTTTTATAGCGGTTGCTGAGGAACGGAGCTTCACTCGCGCAGCGGAAGCGCTGCATATGACGCAGCCAGCAGTCAGTCAGCATATTCAGTCGCTGGAGGCGGATTTAGGCACCAAGCTGCTGGATCGCAGCAGCAAGTACGTCCGATTGAATAAAGCGGGGGACATCGTGTATCGCCATGCGAAGGAAATCAGCGGATTGCATGCGAAAATGCAAAGCCTGCTGGGTGACCTGCTTCACACGGCAAGCGGCGCGCTGTCGATCGGCGCAAGCTTCACCTTTGGCGAGTATGTACTGCCGCATATGATAGCCTGTTTGCGGGTGCGCTATCCGCTTATTACGCCCACAATTACAATCGGCAACACGAAGGACATTGCGGCGCTCGTTGCAGCCCGCCAGCTGGATATTGGAATCGTAGAGGGTGCGGTGCCAGAGCAGGACAAGCTGCAATGCGAGCCTTTTGCCAAAGATGCGATGTACGTCGTTGTTGGCGCCGAACATCCTTACGCGCAGCAGCAGGACATAAAGGCTGAGGCGCTGCTGGGCGAGCATTGGATTATGCGAGAGGAAGGCTCGGGAACGCGGACGGCAATGGAAAAAATGTTCGAGCAATACGATATTGTGCCGCATAATCGCATGGCGTTTGGCAGCACGCAAATTATTAAGGAGTCTGTGGAGGCGGGGCTCGGCATCTCTTTGCTATCAGAGTGGGCTGTGCGAAAAGAAATCTCGCTTGGGACGCTAAACAGGCTGACCATCGATGGCCAGCCTGTTCGGCGAGATTTTTCGATAATTACGCTGCGCGATGCTTTTCATACGAAAGCGGCGGAGCTATTCATTGAAATGGTGCGTGCCCGCGAAGGCATGCCGCAGCAGCCGACTTAG